Below is a genomic region from Sander vitreus isolate 19-12246 chromosome 15, sanVit1, whole genome shotgun sequence.
TGTTCATTTTTACAACTGTGAAATGGTCCATAAGCGGCTTCCCCAGAAGACTGAGCCGGGCTCCCTGCTTCCCCCACCCGGGCCACTCCGCCTAATACAACCTGAGGTGCTTCTCCCttcccttaaattgcatccccggctcctccacttgcttcccttccttgCGTCTTAGTACGTTCCACCGAGGCagcatgggagagagagagggaggaagtcataggaggagagaggaaatgagcaaatgtgttttagagggatgagacgtcctttcctctgaagcatcaCGTGAATttggctttcagctgcacgaattccaggaaggctgctctctgtatcctcgctcctagtgttctcttaatacatccatgctcatagctcctcagaaaTCCCTCCTATAGCTCCTCaaggcaggaataagagctttgagacggccttcaagaaggagggccagaacaacttccggttcagcagaggcccgaggagcgaggagctatcaaaGAAGGGAAGTGAGATGCACCTCTGGGTGTGTGACGACAAGCACGGTTGGAACACGCAATGCactataatgtaaaaacaaacaaacaggatgtACAACTGCATCTGGTCGGATTTTGCAGTATTCAAGCAGGCCACCAGGAACAGCACCCAGCAGAAGTAGTATGTCCCAacctctttatatacagtctctGGTCCCAACGGTATGCATATACTGCATGCAACAGTACATACTTTCTAAGGGCAGCTGCTGTATGTACTTACTTCAGTGTGGAGGGCAGTCACCTTTAGCGCTGGAGGAGGCAGGTAATGCAGTATGAGGGAAGTCACCTGCAGCACTGGCTGAAGCAGGTAGGCTACTGCAGTGTGGAGGGCAATGATGACATGCGGGTGGTGCAGGTCCGAGGAGGAAGCTGCTAACCTCCTTAGGACATTCTACTGCGGTGGATGTGGAGGACATCTGGCACTGTTCTCACTGGTATCAAAGAAGGTTCTTAAAACAACCATATGATCCACACCAAGTTTGGAACTCATGGTCTCCATGGTTTTCTTAGCCCCACGCTGGACTGATGATCCAGACTCTGGCTGTGGATGGAAAATAGATTGCAATAGTAACTGATGTATCCTAATGTAGGGTAGtgacaaaaagtaaaagttgGAAAACCCCTACCATAAGTTAACATGATTGCAGTATTCTCCTGTTTGAGAAATATTGAATAggctacaatttaaaaaaaataaataaaaatagttatAGTGTCTTGTGATGATCACAAAACTGCACAGACATATTACTCACTTGTGTGGGTGCAGCGTGGTCCCAGCTGTCAGAAGAATACATTTCTCTGGAGGGGAGAGAATCAACATTTAATCATTCAAATAAATCTCTGAGACACAAAGACTGAAATGGCCAACATCTGCAAATGAATAGCTTACATATCAATACCACTGTGGTGTAAATGTGTTCGTTCTGCTTTTTCTGGAATGAAAATAGGCTATATGCATCAACATCACCTATGGTCTTTGACAGGCTATATGAGTAGGTAGACTGCAGACTGACATAGCAGCCCCGTTGCTTAACTTAACCATATACAGTAAATCATTCTGCCATCGTTGTTGCTGGAGTTTGGACCAGTTTCCATAAGGACTggtagaaaacaaaagaaaaatactcAATTATCTCCATTAACCCAGTTTGTTTTCAAACTCAAGCAAGGGTAAGATGTATATTTTCCTTCCGCAATGCTAAATGAATGCGTACGATTCAATACTCCCACCTCACAATCCTCACtaattttttttagcttttcttTATGGCAGTGTCACAAGACTGTAAAAGAAAAGGTTCAAATCTCCCTACTGCCCGGCAACTACTAACGTtaggtggcggtaatgcacctTAAACACTAGTCGCCACCCGCCATTAAACAGAAAGAAGAAGGAGCAGGAAGCAACATCGTGGATTCCAACATAAAACCTCATTGAAGAAGACACAGCAGCAGTCGCAGAAAAAAGAAGATCGAAATGGCGGCGCCAGCAGAGAGGATGGAGGTAAGCTGTTACAATAGGACATACAATACCCTCCTAATTTCCCTTTTCCCCCTCACGAAttcacattttaatttattcaaGGAAAGAGGTTGTAAATTGTAACAGTGTAAAACAATTGGTGTTTTGTCATTACTATTTGCGCCAGCTCGTGATGCATCCATTTTAACttaagctagctaacgttagccgaaCGTTACTTGTCTGATGCAGCTCCCCTGCGGCTCATTCATTTAGCTAAGTTCGTATATCGGGCATAGCTTAGAATTTTTTTATACACTTTCCGTATGTTTTTCGCAATTTCAATTGATGACCAATGGTGGAATGTTGTGGACTTAACGTTAGCTATGTCAGTAGAAACGGTGTTTTTACTTTGTGCCACAGCCAGCCGGCCTTTGGGACCGCATGGGGACTAACGTGTTAGCTTCGGAGTTAGCTGagttaacgttacctagctACCTCAAGTATGGATGCTGCGTCGTTCGTCCGCTGTTTCACTCCGTTCTACTGTCGGTTTGCTGCAAGCAATGCCACACTTCCACTGCCTTTTGGTTTATTAGCGGCGTCAACATCCAATTTGATTTCTTGTTGGTCGGCTAACGTTAATTAGTAGCATAGcacctttttaacattttgtaacTTTAGGTGACGCTTGTTAACGTTAGTTGTGACTATCGAGTCAAAAAGCCTCGCAATTACGTCTGGCGATTATGTGTAATTTTGAGACTTAATGAGTGGGTTAATTGATACTGAAGGTTTGCCTGTGGCAGTCTTAACGAAGGCCAAGATCGCATCAGAGTAACCTTACTATCAACCATGTGGTCGCATCTTTTGTGCTGCGGGGGAGGCGGGCCTCATTCACTGACTTTACAAACGCGGGCAACTTAGTCCCAGCACATTAGCAGTTAAGGGTTTGCGCTACAGCTACATTAAACTATTCTTATGGGATAACGTTAGTGTTCATTTATCTTACCTGAATGCGCGTAGTATTGAAAAGACCGGTATAACGTTACCTACACGTGTGCGCGCAGGATGGCTTGATTTCGAATGTTCACGATTTTACGTTGTGTGGTTTATAAGATACAAATGTTGTCGTTGACTGTTGAGCCCTTTTCAATTTATTCCAAACTCTTGGTCTGTAATTATTTGAAGTTGTTTTTACTGATGCAGCTTCTTGTCGCCTAAAGCTGCTTCTTTATTCATGGCGACGGTAGGTGGCATTTGTTAAAGGGAGCGTCATTAGTGAGAGAACTTAAGATATGATAACGCTGCTAATCACAAATCCTTTCATGGAGTTAGATTTAGCTTTGCCTTTTACTTTAATGCTGCTGTTTTTATCTGCTTGGTTTCGTGATCTGCTGTACCCTCTATGTAAGCTAAATCAATTCATGAGTTGAGAATACAAATATGTACCCCACATCTGGCACGGTCATTTAAATCAGACCTTAAAGCCAGTACTCGAGCCAAGCTTGCTTCAGGTTGTAACTGTGTGTCTCTTTGAGGTTTCTCAGGGGGAGAGCTCAGCCAAGCCAGCAGCTGAGGATATGACCTCAAAGGACTACTACTTTGACTCATACGCCCACTTTGGCATCCACGAggtaattactttttttaataaactaaacaaactGCACTGTTAAACCGTTTAAAGTGTATGCCTTTTGTGTCACCATATCCTAACCCACGTGCTATTATTGGGCCTTTGCTGCACCTGTAGGAGATGCTGAAAGATGAGGTTCGCACTCTGACCTATCGCAATTCCATGTTCCACAACAAGCATCTGTTTAAGGACAAGGTGGTGCTGGATGTGGGCAGCGGGACAGGCATCCTCTGCATGTTTGCTGCCAAAGCTGGAGCCAAGAAGGTTATAGGGGTATGTGTTGCGCTATATCAGACCCAATCTATTTCTGCTTTTCTAGATTGGCTGGACTACTAGTTAGTAGGGTTTGACCAATGGGAATTGCTTCTATATAGTGGCATAAGAATGGGGGGGAAAAGTATGAATTCAAATGTGGGTCTTTGTCTTAATAGATAGAGTGCAGCAGCATCTCAGACTACGCTGTGAAAATTGTCAAGGCCAACAAGATGGACGATGGTGAGttcagagaatgtgtgtgtgtggttttgaaaatgtatttctggGTCACATGGGGGGGGATACTGGAGTAAAAATACTGATGTAGCTCGTGACGTCTTGTGTCTCCAGTTGTGACCATCATCAAGGggaaggtggaggaggtggaccTGCCCGTCGATGGAGTAGACATCATCATATCCGAGTGGATGGGCTACTGCCTCTTCTATGAGTCCATGCTCAATACAGTCATTTACGCCAGGGACAAGTGGCTGGTATGTCTATCAAGCGTTTCTCAACCCAAACACAGGAGTCGCCTGGAGTATTAAATTATACAATttgatatcttttttttttaggcttttaatttgaattaTTTCAGCTTTGTTACTGTAACCCTAAACTGGAATAACTCGGCTGTGTACGGTGGACAAGGTTTTAGTTCGGCATTAGTAAAATTTGAGCCCTGTGATTGAATGCGTCTCAGAGAAATGCACTTTAACCAGATTTGAATACCTAGTACTTAATCTAATTCCTAAACTCGGGTTATAGGCTGATACTAGGGTTCCAAAAGGTTGGAACATTTATAAGATTAGTTGAGCTAAGGTGTGCCGATTTACTATGCGCTGCATTTAGCAGCACACTCTTCAATCACATGTACAGATCATTTCCCAGCATTCCATTAAATGGGTATTCCGTAAAAATTACAGCCCTCTGGGTTCACCCTGCTGCCACCACTTTTGCACCTAAGTTTCCATCAGACATTCctgcctttttttattattagagaTTGGGCATGACCAATTCATTTTAATAAGTCAGTACATATGTCAATACGATAGTCCATCACATATAATGCTGCAACTGAATTTTGGCTGTGTCGGAGGGCCGTTTGGTCTTTTTGGATGGTCTGTCGCACACCTGTGAGTCTGagtgttttttaattttccCCCCTGACAGAAGCCAGATGGACTCATTTTCCCAGACAGGGCAACCCTTTATGTCACTGCCATTGAAGACAGGCAGTACAAGGACTACAAAATCCACTGTGAGTAGTCTTTCATTCGTTGGCTAGAATTGGAccatggagtttttttttgttttttttcgtggGTGGGTCATCTGATACTGGGGATTAAGGAGACTTGCAGCAGTGTCCAGCTCTACGCTGTGAAAGAGCCTCGGCTCTGCGTTCCTAACGCATTTAGGTTTCCATTCCAATCAAGAGTCATTTGACTTATTAGTTCAACCATTTGAACGCCGCTGTGGTGCACAGGACCGGACACCACTGGCTGTAATCCACATGTCTTCAGTGAACTGActggcctgtgtgtttgtgtgtcagggtGGGAGAACGTGTATGGTTTTGATATGTCATGCATCAAGGAGGTGGCAATCAAGGAGCCCCTGGTTGACGTGGTGGACCCAAAGCAGCTGGTCAGTAGCGCCTGTCTCATCAAGGTGAGTGGATGAATATCTGGTTGTTTATTCTTCTCAAATCCCACTGGGACAGATGTGTGTGCTTAAGTGCAGCTGTGTTGCGTTTCTCTGTACGAGTCTGAAGCCGGCTTGTGGGTCTGTTCTTTCAGGAGGTGGACATCTACACCGTGAAGTTGGAGGACCTGTCCTTCACCTCACCGTTCTGCCTGCAGGTGAAGAGGAACGACTACATCCACGCTTTGGTCACCTACTTCAACATAGAGTTCACCCGCTGTCACAAGAGGACCGGCTTCTCCACCAGTAAGTCTGTGTTCTAACACACAATGCACCGTCAGATGATCtgtctgattggtcagtgttgtATGCCTGTCCAAAACCGATAGTTGGCTATAGGGCTATAACGGTACGTGTATTTGTCTCAACCATTTCGGTACAGGACGTTGGGTTCGGTATGCGACATTGGTTCGGTACGCCCTGTGACCCAAACGtggggaagaaagaaaaaaaaaaaaaagtctgacaaCTCGCACGCATGGATCAGAAATTCTGGAGCTAAAGTTTTGGCAGCGCACAGCTGTAGCATGCTAGTCGACTTAGCCCGGTGAGCTGGGTTAGTCGCGCTCGATGGACAATTTGTTTCaaactagagcccgaccgatgaaggctttttaaggccgatagcgatacaaatatttggtgatttttaAAAATCCGATGTCGGCAGATGTATATTAAACAAatatccagaaacgcgtaacaaaacaaaccGATTTACCTAAccttagttatttgtagttcttaatgagtcctcactaaaataatgcagtttaaaaaataaacttgttttattgtcacaacagaggaacatcaaaatattatAGTTCTGATAAAATGTATAGagatacaaacttaagatatgaaacttaaagtcctttgaacaaaaacaataacaaatgttGCCAACAGCGGTGTTGTAGAgctccctctggtggacagactatgccacgccaacactcagaacatggatGAAGGGTGGTTGGtccgttttttattttattttttttttatcatttatcggccattataaatacCGATGAAACGGCCTTATATCGGCCCGCTGATATATCGATCGGGCTCTATTTCAAACTGTATGACGAGATTGTTAAACTGAAGTCGGGTCTGTTCTGTAACCCAAATGTCTGTGAACAGCCACGCAGGTTATTCAGTTACTTcggctgattggctgtctgctcaggttgaaggtgggctgGCGCTCACATGGGAATTTATTGGGTCACAAATCTCTTCTGCCAATAAGAGTGATACACGTGTAGTTTGTCCTGTCCTCgaaggaagatgtcaatcagtCTTTactcacccacacagtcctgggaagaggtccaATCAGCCAGATGAACTGAAaccacctgtgtgggtgttgaGTTCACTGCAGACGGAGAGAAGTCTGGCTACacctagggctgctcgattatggaaatgACGGCGATATTTGGCCAATATTGAAATCAGGATTATTTAAcatgacttttggaaagatgttgcatgtATTGAAGTTAAGAAacaaattagggctgcagctaacgattattttcatagtcgatttaatctgtttattttgttggcggagtcctgcagcagcacgggttcgaatccgacctgctgccctttgctgcgtgtcatccgcCTTTCATGTCTGTCCACTGTCATtacataataaagggaaaagttATGCATAAAGATGTGCATTAAAGTCAAAgtagtttactttaggtaaacaattcagtaccgACAGGTttttagtgagctaatgtttatatgctaatgTAGGCCGGAGTTCAGCcgtagctacattgttagctacatagccatctagcggtaagGGGTTTAAACAACAAACGTGAACCGCTGTCTGAcgtgaatatttttgcacaaacaaaatgtaaacaattctTCTCACGCCCCTAACGCACACGTTGTCCCCCTCAGGCCCAGAGTCCCCCTACACCCACTGGAAGCAGACGGTCTTCTACCTGGATGATTACCTGACGGTCAAGACTGGTGAGGAGATCTTTGGCACAATCAACATGAAGCCAAACGTCAAGAACAATGTAAGCGTTCCCCTCTCAAGTCAACTTCACAAGTTCTTTTCCCCACTTGCTGCCCTTTCAACTGTCTGTCGCGTCATCTGTTTTGCTGTGTGCGTCTTGTCTGACTGCTCGCTGTTGGTTTGCAGAGGGACCTGGACTTCACCGTAGACATCGACTTCAAGGGTCAGCTGTGTGAGGTGTCGAAGACGTCCGAGTACAGGATGCGTTAGAAGCGTCAGTCCCTCCCTGTgttagttttgtctttaagagGACATATTTTGCTGTTTGACTCGGAGTCTGTACAATAGTTTGATGCTCCCCATGCagcaacattttaataattgtatttttgtttggttttttttggggtcatTTTCGTGTGTTCAAACGTTAAcagtatttaaaatgtcttcacgTCCTTGGGGGTTAAAGTGCATTGGCGTGGTGATTCATTGTGCTGTAGTCGctcaacaaaaaaatgcacGTTTGACGTGTTCCTGGTTGTTTGTGTCCTACATCCGTTTTGGGGTTTTGCTCTGGGGTTAACGCCCCTGGCATGTGGGAGGTCCATATAGACACCGACACAATAGCCCCGCTGACATGTCTCACTGTTGAGTCACTTTGGCCCTCTGTATGGTCACTACATGACCCAGCTACTGATCTCCCCTCATTTCTCATTCTGTTAAAACTCTGTGGGTTTTGGATTTCTGTATACTCAAGAAGCCCTGCCTCTTCCACTTGTGTCAGTAGAAACCATATGTAACTGTTAAAGCTGTCCACCGACACCTTAGGCCTGATTCAAACCAAAAACGgcaacctttttaaaaaaaaaaaaagtaaaaacaagggTATGGGGCTCCAGATTGCAACGAGAAGATAAAGTACACACCAGGAAGGGTATCGTTACTCTGAGGCACAGCATGCTCTTTAAAGTTATGTCCCAGACTACATACTAATTCTACGCAGTCCACACTATATACTATTCGTCATAGTTTTAGCGTGTAGTATACAAAATGTCCAGATATTTTTATTACTTAAATAGGAATATGTGTATGTTGTATAATTCAAACTGCAATTTTTTTGTAAAGCTACCAATTGAACTTCAAAGATATTAAAATTTCTCATAAGTAaaacttttttctctttcttaaaAAGCTCTCACCACCACCCTCAATTTATATTGGTGTTTATCAGCTGTAAGCAGCTCTTGCAGTTCCTTTGTGGGAGAATGGTGTCCATCAACTGCTCACTTGAAAATGAACTGCATTTAGTGTGGGTACTGTGGTTTGAGTAAAccttattttgtcacttttccctgCATAGTGAAAACCTGTTTAGAATCAGTATGTAGTATAGCTTCGGGACAAGATTTGAGATGCTGCACACATGCAGGGAGCACACACTAAAGTTATTCCTACCTGCAACAGTTAGGTCTGTGAGGAAAGTGACCGCTGTGTGTGCAGCGTTTGTAATTCACCAGCTGCTATTCTCCCTTTTTTTTAGTTGGCTTTGATCAGGTGAAAGCCAATTCCTGCTGCACCTGAGGAAAGAAGCTGGCGCGGCCTGCTTCCAGCTGGCTCCGCAGCCCTGTTAGGTGTCTGTCTGAAGCTGCTTGAGTCAGTCTGAACCGTAGGAACCATGTTGGCACTGTGCAAAGACAACTGACTCTCCACACGTAGATTTTCCtcttatgtatattttttttattttttttgcttgctgctttaaaacaaaaacaaaattctaaTAAACTGTAAATGTAACTCTTGCATTGGCTACAAAGTGTTAGGCTGTGTGGTAACTGCATCTTAAGGATTCTAGTTTGTTTTCATTGCTTCCGTTGAGTTGTTTACCCTCCATAATATCTAAGATGACTGTGATATGCGTACAGTCAACACACATTTCAGAGTCCAGCAAGTAAGCCTGGAGGTGTCGCAGCACCTGtgtcaaaacaaaaatccacctcaaggtttttttttttcttgagtgGCACTaggatgcagcgacggtgcccTTGCAGAACGGATATCTGAAGGGGAGAAGAATTCCATCTGAAATAGGCGGCAAATCTCTGGATTAGACCAACCGTCTCCATCTTTGTAGTCCGACTCCTGTGGATCCAATTGCGttgtaacagatttttttttttttttttttaataaaagcatCTCAAAAACAATGAATTGACTACATAAGTATTACCCCCTTTCAACTCTATGGTTGGCACCAGTCTGTGTGAATCATACActcatggtttaaaaaaaaaaaaaaagtgtgtgtatatatatatatgaagaaagctttatttgttttcataaGGTACATGTATTTGGCAGTTGAAATGTTTCTTATGCAAACCCATCTTTAAACACTACAATGAGTCTTAGAATAAGAACAAATATCACATTAGACCTAGAGTCTAGAGGCTATTCTATTGGCTCAGACATTAAGGGTTCAACCCCCCCTGCAATATCACTTATTTCCCTGGATAATACATTATACATTCATGGCtttgtgtattatattttaaattcaCACAATAATACTTTTAATAAATCTAAAGCTaaatgttttaagaaaataaaaaaaatggaatatgCTGTTTGCAAATGATATATTTGATCTCAGGACATCTCTAACTACATAcagactgaaaaaaataaagcatttgtacGGGATCATTTTGGAGATTTTCCAAAGTCAAATTCCTACATTTGTACCTTGAAATGAAGTCTGAAACTGCAGGTGGCCTGTCAGCAGCGTGTGGTTTAAACCACCTCACTTTGGCAAACCTCAGATCAATAAGGTACACAGTTAGCATCAAAAGCAACCTGATTTGTAGTATATATAATTCTTCAGGATAAAATGAAAGTAAGTAAACAATCAGGTTATAGCAAAGCACGTATGAAGAGAAATGTACAAACATTGTTTCAGTCTCTGAGCCACATGCTGCTGACAGGCCAATCTCCAAAATGATACAgtacaaatgctttatttctACTCTGTGTGTAGTTAGAGGTGTCCCGAGATCAAATATATCATTCGGTGTCAGAAATTATAGAGCCATGTGTTTTTACATCACTTTCAACTGTAACAATGGAAGTTAATACAACGTACAATTTGGGACATTTGGTACATCTCAAAATTGATATGGTGGAAATGCTTGATATTCACTTTGTGTGTATAGTAGTCGGTGATGTCCTGAACTCAGTCATGGTCAGAGATTATTACGCAATGTGTTTTTACAGCATCATTGTCATGAATTATTCATTTCACTTTTCTTCCAGCAACTCAAAATCAAAGAATAAAGTAATTTCCCCTCAAACTTTAGtggaattttctttttcattcctAAGAAACGCTGgtaacaatata
It encodes:
- the prmt1 gene encoding protein arginine N-methyltransferase 1 isoform X2, encoding MAAPAERMEGESSAKPAAEDMTSKDYYFDSYAHFGIHEEMLKDEVRTLTYRNSMFHNKHLFKDKVVLDVGSGTGILCMFAAKAGAKKVIGIECSSISDYAVKIVKANKMDDVVTIIKGKVEEVDLPVDGVDIIISEWMGYCLFYESMLNTVIYARDKWLKPDGLIFPDRATLYVTAIEDRQYKDYKIHWWENVYGFDMSCIKEVAIKEPLVDVVDPKQLVSSACLIKEVDIYTVKLEDLSFTSPFCLQVKRNDYIHALVTYFNIEFTRCHKRTGFSTSPESPYTHWKQTVFYLDDYLTVKTGEEIFGTINMKPNVKNNRDLDFTVDIDFKGQLCEVSKTSEYRMR
- the prmt1 gene encoding protein arginine N-methyltransferase 1 isoform X1; this encodes MAAPAERMEVSQGESSAKPAAEDMTSKDYYFDSYAHFGIHEEMLKDEVRTLTYRNSMFHNKHLFKDKVVLDVGSGTGILCMFAAKAGAKKVIGIECSSISDYAVKIVKANKMDDVVTIIKGKVEEVDLPVDGVDIIISEWMGYCLFYESMLNTVIYARDKWLKPDGLIFPDRATLYVTAIEDRQYKDYKIHWWENVYGFDMSCIKEVAIKEPLVDVVDPKQLVSSACLIKEVDIYTVKLEDLSFTSPFCLQVKRNDYIHALVTYFNIEFTRCHKRTGFSTSPESPYTHWKQTVFYLDDYLTVKTGEEIFGTINMKPNVKNNRDLDFTVDIDFKGQLCEVSKTSEYRMR